One window of Alkaliphilus metalliredigens QYMF genomic DNA carries:
- a CDS encoding CapA family protein, with product MKLSRFRIGFLLMILCLSISACTSTREDILSNPIVAVNEEIEESEEIEENIEIPEPVQIRISAVGDIMVHIPQITAQYNHATKKHDFTNNFQFVKPYIERADLALVNLETTFAGEAQGYSGYPRFNSPDELAYALKKAGFKGVVTTNNHTFDTGELGLLRTIEVLEQYELKPIGTKKQESDESYHIFDIKGIKVGSTAYTYETPPWQGLKTLNGIPVPKELEGNIDSFDYGKLEMDLLKMKRRIQEMKEQGAEVIVFYMHWGHEYHRKPNTHQKQIAQALSNYGVDIIFGSHPHVIQPIEWVQSEVDKHKTLVVYSMGNFISNQRYETLENRYTEDGVIVNVDMVKNFEEQTIKIEEVTIIPTWVNRYWQEGKRMYEILPLIIDIQDPQDYNLTRDSIKRVQNSKETTISHLLREMEGFVLEKNN from the coding sequence ATGAAATTAAGTAGATTTAGAATAGGTTTTCTGTTAATGATACTTTGTCTTTCCATAAGTGCTTGTACAAGCACTAGAGAAGATATTCTATCAAATCCAATAGTAGCCGTTAATGAAGAGATTGAAGAGAGCGAAGAGATTGAAGAAAACATTGAAATTCCTGAACCTGTTCAAATTAGAATTAGTGCTGTGGGAGACATCATGGTTCATATTCCACAAATCACAGCTCAATATAATCATGCAACAAAAAAACATGACTTTACGAACAACTTTCAATTTGTAAAACCATATATAGAAAGAGCTGATCTAGCCTTGGTCAATTTAGAGACAACCTTCGCAGGAGAAGCACAGGGCTACTCAGGATATCCACGCTTTAATAGCCCAGATGAACTGGCATATGCACTGAAAAAGGCTGGATTCAAGGGTGTTGTCACGACAAACAATCATACATTTGATACTGGGGAGTTGGGATTATTACGAACAATTGAGGTGCTAGAACAATATGAATTAAAGCCAATTGGGACAAAAAAACAAGAATCTGATGAGAGCTATCACATTTTTGATATAAAAGGGATTAAAGTAGGAAGCACTGCTTATACCTATGAAACGCCTCCTTGGCAAGGCTTAAAAACCCTTAATGGAATTCCTGTGCCCAAGGAGCTAGAGGGGAATATTGATAGCTTTGACTACGGGAAATTGGAAATGGATTTGCTGAAAATGAAGAGGCGAATCCAGGAAATGAAGGAGCAAGGTGCTGAAGTCATTGTCTTTTACATGCACTGGGGACATGAGTATCATCGGAAACCCAATACACATCAAAAACAAATAGCCCAAGCTTTAAGTAATTATGGCGTAGACATTATATTTGGGAGTCACCCACATGTGATTCAACCTATAGAATGGGTGCAATCAGAGGTTGATAAACACAAGACATTGGTGGTTTATTCCATGGGTAACTTTATATCCAACCAACGATATGAAACATTAGAAAATAGATATACAGAGGATGGCGTTATCGTAAATGTGGATATGGTCAAAAACTTTGAAGAACAAACAATAAAAATTGAAGAAGTCACAATCATCCCAACCTGGGTAAATCGATATTGGCAGGAGGGAAAACGGATGTATGAGATCCTGCCACTTATTATCGATATACAGGATCCCCAAGACTACAATCTTACTCGTGATAGTATAAAAAGAGTGCAAAACTCAAAAGAGACAACCATCAGTCATCTATTACGAGAAATGGAGGGTTTTGTTTTAGAAAAAAACAATTAG
- a CDS encoding uracil permease — translation MSKIIYPWFKREDIDGFFALFQNNLANFVLIAVTMIGIGYPAHIVYGKVIPGAAIAVLVGNFYYAQMAKKLAEKENRTNVTALAYGISTPVMFIYLFGVLAPALSLTGDAEMAWKIGMAACFLGGAIEALGSIIGNWVRTHLPRAAMLGALSGVAFAFIGGELFFNTYEMPIVGMVVLAIILIGLVAKKAMPFKIPASLFAIVIGTVLAYTLRNVDPSQITEGLATVGFYPPIPTFGFLQGISYLFGPMLGLFAILLPISIYNFIETMNNVEAMAAAGDDYDVAESQLADGVGTMIGSIFGGVFPTTVYIASIGSKWMNAGRGYSVLNGVVFLLASTFGIIAAMSRIIPIPVIAPILVFVGISMVSQTFASVKEKHYPAVVLAMFPYFANYIMTRFNNAAGEVVGNLSSGIVPLGQGAMFTGLIWGSILVFILDNEYQKAAYAALGGAVLAGIGLMHAPQLGFFADPQYAIGYAIMAAMFIGFKYTVKDKLEEEGKIEEAKFDMVD, via the coding sequence ATGTCAAAGATAATTTATCCATGGTTCAAACGTGAGGATATTGATGGTTTTTTTGCACTATTTCAGAACAACCTAGCTAACTTTGTATTGATTGCTGTTACAATGATTGGTATTGGGTATCCTGCTCATATTGTTTATGGTAAGGTAATACCAGGGGCTGCTATTGCTGTGCTCGTAGGTAACTTTTATTATGCACAAATGGCTAAAAAACTGGCAGAAAAAGAAAATAGAACAAATGTAACTGCTTTAGCCTATGGAATTAGTACACCGGTTATGTTTATTTATTTGTTTGGGGTTCTAGCACCGGCACTGAGCCTAACGGGTGATGCTGAAATGGCATGGAAAATTGGAATGGCAGCCTGTTTTTTAGGGGGAGCTATTGAAGCCCTAGGAAGTATCATCGGGAACTGGGTAAGGACACATTTACCAAGAGCTGCCATGCTTGGTGCATTATCTGGGGTAGCATTTGCCTTCATCGGTGGAGAGTTATTCTTCAATACGTATGAAATGCCCATCGTTGGAATGGTAGTTTTAGCCATAATTTTAATTGGCCTCGTTGCTAAAAAAGCAATGCCATTTAAAATACCGGCGTCATTATTTGCCATTGTAATAGGAACCGTATTGGCCTATACATTAAGAAACGTAGATCCAAGTCAAATTACTGAAGGGTTAGCCACAGTAGGATTTTATCCGCCGATTCCTACATTTGGATTTTTACAGGGTATTTCCTATTTATTTGGACCTATGCTAGGACTTTTCGCTATATTACTTCCAATTTCCATTTATAACTTTATCGAAACAATGAATAACGTAGAAGCCATGGCTGCAGCGGGAGATGATTATGATGTTGCGGAATCACAGTTAGCAGATGGTGTTGGAACGATGATCGGTAGTATTTTCGGTGGTGTGTTCCCAACAACTGTTTACATTGCATCTATTGGATCAAAGTGGATGAATGCTGGTAGAGGATATTCTGTCCTCAATGGTGTTGTATTTCTTCTGGCATCAACATTTGGAATCATTGCAGCAATGTCTCGCATTATTCCAATACCGGTTATTGCACCAATCTTAGTTTTTGTAGGAATCTCAATGGTTTCTCAAACATTTGCATCGGTAAAGGAAAAGCATTATCCAGCGGTGGTGTTGGCGATGTTCCCATACTTTGCCAATTACATTATGACACGGTTTAATAATGCTGCAGGAGAAGTGGTGGGAAATCTTTCTTCAGGTATTGTACCCTTAGGACAAGGAGCCATGTTTACAGGGCTGATCTGGGGATCCATTCTGGTGTTTATACTAGACAATGAATACCAAAAGGCCGCTTATGCAGCCCTAGGTGGCGCTGTGTTAGCTGGAATTGGACTCATGCATGCACCTCAATTAGGGTTCTTCGCAGATCCACAATACGCTATAGGGTATGCCATTATGGCCGCCATGTTCATCGGATTCAAATATACTGTCAAAGATAAGCTAGAGGAAGAAGGTAAAATAGAAGAAGCTAAGTTTGACATGGTAGATTAA
- the gcvT gene encoding glycine cleavage system aminomethyltransferase GcvT, with the protein MENSKKTPLFTVYEKHKGKLIDFGGWAMPVQFEGIIPEHEAVRSNAGLFDVSHMGEVEIKGKDALNFVQYLITNDASQMEKNQIIYSFMCYENGGVVDDLLVYKFEEDYFYLVINAGNIEKDYEWMLKQSTAYDVEVNNISNDVSELALQGPKAEKILQKLTETDLSQLQFFYLQRDVTIDGVNCLISRTGYTGEDGFEIYVNPSDAVQLWEKLLEVGQEDGLKPIGLGARDTLRFEAALPLYGHEINRDITPLEAGFGFAVKLKKEVDFLGKKALIEQKEAGLTRKLVGFEMKDRGIPRSDYEVYHQGEKIGFVTTGYFSPTLKRNIGLALIDAKYAELGNEVDILIRKKQVKAELISKTFYKKNYKK; encoded by the coding sequence TTGGAAAATTCAAAAAAGACACCTTTATTCACGGTTTATGAAAAACATAAAGGCAAGTTGATTGATTTTGGTGGATGGGCCATGCCCGTACAATTTGAAGGCATCATTCCTGAGCACGAGGCTGTGAGGTCAAATGCAGGACTTTTTGATGTATCCCACATGGGAGAAGTTGAAATAAAGGGTAAGGATGCGCTGAATTTTGTCCAGTATTTAATCACCAACGATGCTTCTCAAATGGAAAAAAATCAAATCATCTACAGTTTTATGTGTTATGAAAATGGTGGAGTGGTTGACGATTTATTGGTATACAAATTTGAGGAAGATTACTTTTATCTTGTGATCAATGCAGGTAACATAGAAAAAGACTATGAGTGGATGCTAAAACAAAGTACTGCCTATGACGTAGAGGTCAACAATATATCCAATGATGTGTCGGAATTGGCGCTTCAGGGACCCAAGGCAGAAAAAATATTACAAAAATTAACAGAGACAGATCTATCACAACTTCAGTTTTTTTATCTTCAAAGAGATGTGACCATAGACGGTGTGAACTGTTTGATATCTAGAACTGGATATACTGGAGAAGATGGATTTGAGATTTATGTGAATCCAAGTGACGCTGTACAATTATGGGAAAAACTCCTTGAAGTAGGTCAAGAGGATGGCTTGAAGCCTATTGGATTAGGCGCTCGAGATACATTGAGATTTGAAGCAGCATTGCCCCTTTATGGACATGAAATCAATCGGGATATTACACCTTTAGAAGCGGGATTTGGATTTGCTGTCAAGCTGAAAAAAGAGGTGGATTTTCTTGGTAAGAAAGCTTTGATTGAACAAAAAGAAGCAGGTTTAACAAGAAAACTTGTAGGCTTTGAAATGAAGGATAGAGGTATTCCTAGAAGTGATTATGAAGTGTATCACCAGGGTGAAAAAATAGGTTTTGTGACAACGGGTTATTTTTCACCAACATTAAAGAGAAATATTGGTTTAGCACTAATTGATGCAAAGTATGCAGAATTAGGCAATGAAGTGGATATATTAATCCGTAAGAAGCAAGTAAAAGCTGAATTGATTTCAAAGACATTTTATAAGAAAAACTACAAAAAATAG
- the gcvH gene encoding glycine cleavage system protein GcvH, producing MKVMAGLYYSKDHEWVKVEGNKAYIGITDFAQSQLGDIVFVEQPEVDDSFEAGDDFGVVESVKAASDLYIPLSGTVVEVNEELADDPAKVNEDPYGSWMIAIEMTKEDELKNLLTPSDYEKVCDEEA from the coding sequence ATGAAGGTAATGGCAGGATTATATTATTCAAAGGATCACGAGTGGGTTAAGGTAGAAGGAAACAAAGCATATATTGGAATTACAGATTTTGCACAAAGTCAATTGGGGGATATCGTGTTCGTAGAACAACCAGAGGTAGATGACAGTTTTGAAGCAGGAGATGACTTTGGTGTGGTGGAGTCTGTTAAAGCAGCATCTGATTTATATATTCCTTTAAGCGGAACCGTAGTAGAAGTAAATGAAGAATTAGCCGATGATCCAGCAAAAGTGAATGAAGACCCATATGGAAGCTGGATGATTGCAATTGAAATGACGAAAGAAGATGAGCTAAAGAACTTGCTTACACCATCGGATTATGAAAAAGTATGTGATGAGGAGGCATAA
- the gcvPA gene encoding aminomethyl-transferring glycine dehydrogenase subunit GcvPA, whose protein sequence is MFPYIPNTVEDEKKMLAAIGLPSIESLFEDIPENVRLNRELNLGKSLSEFELVKYMKSLSNQNKSIEDLTCFMGAGAYDHLIPSTVDHVISRSEFYTAYTPYQAEISQGTLQVIFEYQTMIANLTGMDVANASLYDGSSAIAEAAAMAVDATRRMEVIVSSTVHPESKRVLNTYANFKNIKIVEIESKDGVTDVEQLKNAISKETAAVILQNPNFLGIIEKVEEVEKAIHEQKGLLIMSVDPISLGVLKSPGDLGADIAVGEGQALGNTLSFGGPYLGFMATTKKLMRKMPGRIVGETTDVNGERGFVLTLQTREQHIRREKATSNICSNQALNALAAAVYLTTLGKAGLKEVALQSTQKAHYALKEITKSGKYQLAFNQPFFKEFAVKTDVTAEVVQSGLLEKDILGGYHLEKFDPKLKNMLLFAVTEKRTKGEIEQLARVLGGIK, encoded by the coding sequence ATGTTTCCATACATTCCCAATACAGTAGAGGATGAAAAAAAGATGCTGGCGGCCATTGGCCTTCCCAGCATCGAATCATTATTTGAGGATATTCCAGAGAATGTACGTTTAAATAGAGAATTAAATCTAGGGAAATCGTTGTCGGAGTTTGAACTAGTGAAATATATGAAAAGTTTAAGTAACCAAAATAAGAGCATTGAGGATTTAACTTGCTTTATGGGGGCGGGAGCTTATGATCATTTAATTCCATCTACAGTGGATCATGTGATATCAAGATCAGAATTCTATACAGCCTATACACCCTATCAAGCTGAAATCAGCCAAGGAACACTTCAAGTTATTTTCGAATATCAAACAATGATTGCCAATCTAACGGGGATGGATGTAGCCAATGCCTCTTTATATGATGGTTCCAGTGCAATTGCTGAAGCGGCTGCCATGGCTGTGGATGCCACCAGAAGAATGGAAGTAATCGTTTCAAGTACAGTACATCCTGAATCAAAGCGGGTATTAAACACCTATGCGAACTTTAAAAATATTAAAATAGTAGAAATTGAAAGCAAGGATGGCGTCACCGATGTTGAACAATTAAAAAATGCCATTTCAAAAGAGACAGCAGCTGTTATCTTACAGAATCCTAATTTTCTTGGGATCATAGAAAAAGTAGAAGAAGTGGAAAAGGCAATTCACGAGCAAAAGGGGCTGCTCATTATGAGTGTCGATCCAATTTCTCTAGGTGTCTTGAAGTCACCTGGAGATTTGGGTGCTGATATTGCTGTTGGAGAGGGACAAGCCCTTGGAAATACATTGAGTTTTGGCGGACCTTATTTAGGGTTTATGGCTACAACAAAGAAATTAATGAGAAAGATGCCTGGAAGAATCGTAGGAGAAACCACAGATGTTAATGGAGAACGTGGATTTGTGCTAACACTACAAACCAGAGAACAACACATTCGTCGTGAAAAGGCAACCTCTAATATTTGTTCTAACCAAGCATTGAATGCATTAGCAGCAGCTGTCTACTTGACAACATTAGGAAAAGCAGGATTGAAAGAGGTTGCTCTTCAAAGTACTCAAAAAGCACATTATGCATTAAAGGAAATCACAAAGTCTGGAAAATATCAACTTGCATTCAATCAACCTTTCTTTAAGGAATTTGCAGTGAAAACCGACGTGACAGCGGAAGTGGTACAAAGTGGGCTACTTGAAAAAGACATATTAGGTGGATATCATCTTGAGAAATTTGATCCAAAACTAAAAAATATGCTCCTATTTGCTGTGACAGAAAAGCGAACTAAGGGAGAAATTGAACAATTAGCTCGGGTTTTGGGGGGGATAAAATGA
- the gcvPB gene encoding aminomethyl-transferring glycine dehydrogenase subunit GcvPB, whose amino-acid sequence MKKYNQLSFELSKPGRIAYQLPACDVPEVNLSEILPAEMIRDQDVELPELSQGDVMRHYTLLSNKNFGVDTGFYPLGSCTMKYNPKVNEDIARLAGFSHIHPYQPEETVQGALALTYELDQMLSEITGMERVTLQPVAGSHGEMTGLMIIKAYHESRGDHKRKKIICPDSAHGTNPASAAVAGFDIIEVKSNDQGEVDVESLKAVLSDEVAGLMLTNPNTLGLFETNIKEMAQLVHEAGGLLYYDGANTNAIMGKTRPGDMGFDVVHLNLHKTFATPHGGGGPGSGPVGVRKDLVPFLPTPVVEKKEDRYILDYDRPQSIGKVSTFYGNFGVTVKAFAYILSMGGDGLKKASEMAVLNANYLMHLLKDHYEVAVNRVCKHEFVLAGLKKEIAEMSTLNIAKRLLDYGYHPPTVYFPLIVREAMMFEPTETESKETLDQFADALIKIAQEAKDNPELVSSAPQHTSVGRLDEAKAARSPVVKWQRSQ is encoded by the coding sequence ATGAAAAAATATAATCAATTGAGCTTTGAACTATCAAAGCCTGGAAGAATAGCCTATCAGCTACCAGCTTGTGATGTGCCTGAAGTCAATTTATCGGAAATACTCCCGGCGGAAATGATTAGAGATCAAGACGTTGAATTACCAGAGTTAAGTCAAGGGGATGTCATGAGACATTATACCCTACTATCCAATAAAAATTTCGGTGTAGATACAGGTTTTTATCCTTTAGGATCCTGTACAATGAAATATAATCCTAAGGTAAATGAAGACATTGCAAGATTAGCAGGATTTAGTCATATTCATCCCTACCAACCAGAGGAAACAGTACAGGGTGCATTGGCATTAACCTATGAATTAGATCAAATGCTTTCTGAAATCACTGGAATGGAACGGGTGACCCTACAGCCTGTAGCGGGATCTCATGGAGAAATGACAGGGCTCATGATAATAAAAGCCTACCATGAAAGTCGTGGAGATCATAAAAGGAAAAAAATAATTTGTCCAGACTCTGCCCATGGAACAAACCCTGCCAGCGCTGCTGTTGCAGGATTTGACATCATTGAAGTAAAATCCAATGACCAGGGCGAAGTAGATGTTGAAAGCTTAAAGGCAGTATTGAGCGATGAAGTTGCTGGTTTGATGCTGACTAACCCCAATACCTTGGGGTTATTTGAGACAAATATTAAAGAAATGGCACAGCTTGTTCATGAGGCTGGTGGGCTTCTCTACTATGATGGTGCCAATACAAATGCGATTATGGGAAAAACCAGACCAGGGGATATGGGATTTGACGTGGTACATTTAAACCTCCATAAAACCTTTGCAACCCCTCATGGTGGTGGTGGTCCAGGAAGTGGCCCTGTAGGAGTCAGAAAAGATTTAGTTCCTTTCTTACCAACTCCAGTGGTTGAAAAGAAAGAAGACCGGTATATATTAGATTATGATAGACCTCAATCCATTGGGAAAGTCAGTACATTCTATGGTAACTTTGGCGTTACGGTCAAAGCCTTTGCATACATCTTATCAATGGGAGGAGATGGCTTGAAGAAGGCAAGTGAAATGGCTGTCTTGAATGCAAATTACTTGATGCATTTATTGAAGGACCATTATGAAGTAGCGGTCAATCGTGTTTGTAAGCATGAGTTTGTGCTTGCGGGCCTTAAAAAAGAAATTGCAGAGATGAGCACATTAAATATCGCCAAGCGATTATTGGATTATGGGTATCATCCACCCACTGTGTACTTCCCACTAATTGTTAGAGAGGCCATGATGTTTGAGCCAACTGAAACGGAGAGCAAAGAAACCCTGGATCAATTTGCAGATGCCTTAATCAAAATTGCCCAAGAGGCCAAGGACAATCCAGAGTTGGTTAGTTCGGCGCCACAACATACATCTGTAGGCAGGCTAGATGAAGCAAAGGCAGCAAGAAGTCCAGTTGTAAAGTGGCAGAGAAGCCAATAA